A genomic stretch from Lathyrus oleraceus cultivar Zhongwan6 chromosome 2, CAAS_Psat_ZW6_1.0, whole genome shotgun sequence includes:
- the LOC127120863 gene encoding uncharacterized protein LOC127120863 yields the protein MIHVVYSTLYTTNRISVFYIWFPRTNFRCRLSLPILTLFNEIELNSDTIIITMNTVPSSTMILLHSRFCFKFNKPFLNNSHHSFQILELKRNFKSKSDYRKSCCKAVFSDDAPFAAAIGACMLTSLVFPIPVATEEEEESAITSTDTRLAVMGIMSFIPYFNWLSWIFAWIDTGNRRYAIYSLVYLAPYLRSNLSISPEESWLPIASILFCIVHIQLEASIKNGDIQGFQLFSNIMDQQSSGTKKKGRLNRYQDMSKGSKNEKKNLPSAESRDIGGWEDSERPLEYKQRLNDSIDDDEKRSKH from the exons ATGATACATGTGGTATACAGTACACTGTATACAACTAATCGTATATCTGTATTCTACATTTGGTTCCCGAGAACAAATTTTCGGTGCCGTTTGTCTCTCCCTATTTTGACTCTCTTCAATGAAATTGAACTCAACTCAGATACAATAATCATCACCATGAATACAGTTCCTTCTTCTACTATGATCCTTCTTCATTCACGCTTTTGTTTCAAATTCAATAAACCATTTCTTAACAATTCACATCACTCCTTCCAAATTCTtgaactcaaacgcaacttcaAATCCAAAAGCGATTATAGAAAAAGTTGCTGCAAAGCGGTCTTCTCCGACGACGCTCCTTTCGCCGCCGCAATCGGCGCTTGTATGCTCACTTCTTTGGTTTTTCCGATACCTGTTGCCACTGAAGAAGAGGAAGAATCTGCTATCACTTCAACGGATACTAGATTGGCAGTTATGGGAATAATGAGTTTCATTCCGTACTTCAATTGGCTC AGTTGGATTTTTGCGTGGATTGATACTGGAAATCGACGTTATGCTATTTACTCGCTTGTTTATTTGGCTCCTTATCTCAG GTCAAATCTATCAATTTCGCCCGAGGAAAGCTGGCTGCCTATTGCTAGCATTCTCTTCTGCATTGTTCACATTCAG CTGGAAGCAAGCATAAAAAACGGAGATATCCAAGGGTTTCAACTATTTAGTAATATTATGGATCAGCAATCATCTGGTACAAAGAAGAAAGGCCGTTTGAATCGGTATCAAGATATGTCTAAG GGAAGCaagaatgaaaagaaaaaccTACCATCTGCCGAATCAAGAGACATCGGGGGTTGGGAAGATTCTGAGAGGCCTTTAGAATACAAGCAACGCTTGAATGACAGCATAGACGACGACGAAAAGAGGAGCAAGCACTAA